The window TGGAGGTCATCACGGGACTCACCCGCAGCGCCGAAATGAAAGTGCTGGTGCTCAAGGGCCTGTACGAAGCTATCCCCGTTGCCCAAGCGATAGAGGCGGGCGCACGCGGCGTCGTGCTGGCGGAAGACCCGACGGAATCGATCACCCAGGCCATCATCAAGGTCCACCATCGCGACATCGGACTGGATAGAGCCTGGGCCGGTGGGCTTGCCGGCTATGCCGCGAACGGGCACATGCCCTTGAATGGCAAACTGGAGCAGGCGAAACAGGCGCAGCTGACGCTGCGCGAACGGGAACTGATTCGCGCCATCGTGGGGAACCCGTCCGCCAAATACTTGAGCATCGCCGCGCACCTGGGCATCAGCGAGCACACCGTGCACAACCACCTCAGCAGCATCTATCACAAGCTCAATCTCATCAACCGCATCGACTTGCTGATGTATGCGCTGAAACACGGGCTCACCAGCAACGAAGAACCGCCCAAGTCCACTTGGGTGGAATTGGACTGACTGGCGTGCGCCACGGTGCGGCGCACGCAGTCATCGGGCAGGGGACAAACGTGTTCTTGTGCGCCCGGCAATCCCGGCAATAGCATCTGCCCGACCCAAAACACCCTGGACCAATAGTTTTGATGTGCCGCAGCACCGGATGCTGTTTGCAGCGTTGGCGTGCTTGGCGTCAAGGGCTTCGCACCCCTTGAACCCGGGAAGCTCGTCTGGCCGCGTTGGCTCAGGAACGAAGCGGCCCAATGAAAACGGCCTGGCCCCCTTGCGGGAACCAGGCCGTCCACCCTCAATGGTGTTCAGACAATGTCAGTGCTTGCCATGTCGATCACACCGACCAACTGGATGATGTTGGTGATACCCGCGCCATCAGCATCCTGGGCCAGGTAGCCGTCGCCTCCGACCACGCCGAAGTAGTAGTCCGTCGTGCCGTCCAGCGCGGCATCGGCGGCGGCTGTGAACGCCGCCAGGTTGGTGGCCGGCGCCAGCACTTCGGTGTAGTTCGTTCCGGAACCCGCCGCCGTGAAGTCGAACTTGTCAATGCCGCTGGCAAAGCCGCCATCGATGACAGTCATGACCATGGAGAGCAACCCGTCGACGTCGGTGTCGCCGATCACGAACGTGTCCGCATTCGCTGAGGCCGTCACGCCGTCGCCGCCAACAATCGTCACGTCCAGGGTCTGCGTGGCCGTCGCGTCACCGTCGGCATCCGTCAGCACCACATCGAAGGTCAGGTGGGCGTCCGGTGTCGTCGAGGTCACGAAGCCGATGTTGACGATCTTGATGGGCTCGTTATTCCCCTCAGTCGTGGCGCCGCCGAAAGCTATCTGGGCATTGGCTGTTGCGCCCTCACTCCCCGGAGTCGCGGGATTGTCGATGGCCCCATTGAGCTGGTACCCGGTTCCGCTTACGCCTTGGGTCGATGTCACCACTTGCGCGCCCTGGATCGAGTAGTTCTCAGTGCCGAAGTTGTAGTCATTGCTCTCGAAGACCACGATGCCGTTTTGTGCCTTAGCCACGAATCCGTAGGCGGGCAGATTGGCATTGAAAACGTCGTCATTACCGGTTGAGTTTCCAACAATGAAGGTCCGATTGATGGTGTTCCCAAGGTCATCAACCAGCTTCAATACCACCAGCATGTCTTTGCCGGCACCAGGGCCGGCCTGTGTGAACTCGATAAAGATCGCCTTGCTCGTGGCCCTGGGGTTGACCGGGTTGTCGGGGTCTGCCGACGTTGCGAACCCCTTTGGATTTTCGGTGTAAAAGTCCAGATCAATCACCTCGTCCGATTGGAGCGTGTCGCTGGCAGCGCCAATCGAAGCCGATGAGACCGTGACATACCGTCGATCATTCGAGAACAAGCCTGCAACGCTGTCGTAAGCGAAGGTTTGGGGCGTCCCATTAATCACGCCGAATCCCTCGAACTGCACAAAGAAGTTGCTGGCAAGCGTCATCACCGAGACCGGCGGGTTCGATCCAACGGTCGCGGCTGAGTTGAGCGCATAGCCCTGAAGGGGGTTTCCAGGAGTCGAGGTATTCAGGATGCTGAAGCTCTCAATCTCCTGATCCAGTTTCAAGGTATAGGTGTCGGCCGCCTTGTCGAAGGTCAGCGTGCCGGTGGCGTTGGTGGTCGCTCCCTGCGCTGGATTGTTGGACACGTAGGTGAAGCCCACGTTGAACACCGCCTGGCTATCAGTCTCCGAGGCCCAACTCACCGATGTGTTGGTGATGACGTTCGCACCCACCGTGACGCCCGTGAGGGCCACGGACAGGAAGTCGGAGTTCGGCGTGAGGCCCGCTGGATCACTGTAAGGCGCCACATGCTTGTCCGCGCCAATCGAGTAGGCGAAGACGCCCGTTCCACCGACATCCGTCACAGGCGGCTCGTTGCTGGTGTTCGCGTAGACCAGACTCGACTTGGCCGTCACGACCGGCGTGTCGTCATCGACGTTGATGGAGAGCGTGCCATCGGCCGTGTCGCCATCGCCATCGGTCACCCGGTAGGTGATGGTGAACGCCTGGTTATTCTCGGTCAGGCCCGCCGCATGGAGGATCGGGTTGTCTTGCGCCACCGTGTAGGCGCCGGTTCCCGGAACCAGCGTCAAGGTCAGGACTGTGGTCAGAACGCCGTTCTGGGTTTGCTTGACCAGCAGGCTGGTGCCCGACAGTTCATAGCTGAAGCCCGTGGGTGCGCCGTTCGTCCGGTACGCCACTGCCGCACCTTCGTCGTCCTCGCCAAATGCGTGGCCCAAGATGCCGCTGAGGTTGGCCGAGTTCGCATCGTCGTTCGAGCCGCCCGGGTTGCCGCCCGTGAGCGCATCGTCGTCGAGCAGTACCGTGTTGTTGGCTGACACCGTCGGCCCGTCGTCCTGGAAGTTGATGCCGTCGCCAATGCCGATGTTGTGGGTGGCCACATCGCCGTCGCCATCGGTCACCGTCACCACGGCATCGAGCTTGCCGGTCAGGTCGAGCTCTTCGTCGTAGTTGTTCGGGAAGTCCGGGTGCTTGATCGAGTCGTACTGCGCCACCGCGACTTTGCCGTCGTTGTCGATCCTGATCGCGAAGATCACCGTGGCGCTGGCATTGCCGGCGCGCCCCGTCACATCGCCGTTGGCTTCCTTCCACAGATTGATCTGCGTGCCGTCGGTCGTATCCAGGCCCGAGTCCGAGCCGTTGCCGTTGACGATGGACAGCGTTACCGCCGTCGTCGCGCCCTCGTCGTCCTCGCCCGTGCTGGTGGTGGTGTCGGCCAGATTCACACCCGCGACCGCGCCGATCGGTGTGCCGTAGGTGCCCCCGAACGGGTCGGTGGCGGGCGGCACGTCGTCGTCCTCGGCGTTGGCGTCGTTCGCATCCAGGCCCAGCGATTCGTCCAGCACCGCGTTGTCGGCCGTGCGCGCGATCTGCGCCGTCGGTCCGTCGTCCTGGAAGTTGATGCCGTCGCCAATGCCGATGTTGTGGGTGGCCACATCGCCGTCGCCATCGGTCACCGTCACCACGGCATCGAGCTTGCCGGTCAGGTCGAGCTCTTCGTCGTAGTTGTTCGGGAAGTCCGGGTGCTTGATCGAGTCGTACTGCGCCACCGCGACCTTGCCGTCGTTGTCGATCCTGATCGCGAAGATCACCGTGGCGCTGGCATTGCCCGCGCGCCCCGTCACATCGCCGTTGGCTTCCTTCCACAGATTGATCTGCGTGCCGTCGGTCGTGTCGAGGCCCGAATCCGAGCCGTTGCCGTTGACGATGGACAGCGTCACCGCCGTCGTCGCGCCCTCGTCGTCCTCGCCCGTGCTGGTGGTGGTGTCGGCGAGATTCACACCCGCGACCGCGCCGATCGGCGCGCCGTAGGTGCCCGCGAACGGGTCGGTGGCGGGCGGCACGTCGTCGTCCTCGGCGTTGGCGTCGTTCGCATCCAGGCCCAGCGATTCGTCCAGCACCGCGTTGTCGGCCGTGCGCGCGATCTGCGCCGTCGGCCCGTCGTCCTGGAAGTTGATGCCGTCGCCAATGCCGATGTTGTGGGTGGCCACATCGCCGTCGCCATCGGTCACCGTCACCACGGCATCGAGCTTGCCGGTCAGGTCAAGCTCTTCGTCGTAGTTGTTCGGGAAGTTCGGGTGCTTGATCGAGTCGTACTGCGCCACCGCGACCTTGCCGTCGTTGTCGATCCTGATCGCGAAGATCACCGTGGCGCTGGCATTGCCGGCGCGCCCCGTCACATCGCCGTTGGCTTCCTTCCACAGATTGATCTGCGTGCCGTCGGTCGTATCCAGGCCCGAGTCCGAGCCGTTGCCGTTGACGATGGACAGCGTTACCGCCGTCGTCGCGCCCTCGTCGTCCTCGCCCGTGCTGGTGGTGGTGTCGGCCAGATTCACACCCGCGACCGCGCCGATCGGTGTGCCGTAGGTGCCCCCGAACGGGTCGGTGGCGGGCGGCACGTCGTCGTCCTCGGCGTTGGCGTCGTTCGCATCCAGGCCCAGCGATTCGTCCAGCACCGCGTTGTCGGCCGTGCGCGCGATCTGCGCCGTCGGTCCGTCGTCCTGGAAGTTGATGCCGTCGCCAATGCCGATGTTGTGGGTCGCCACATCGCCGTCGCCATCGGTCACCGT is drawn from Pseudomonas cavernae and contains these coding sequences:
- a CDS encoding LuxR C-terminal-related transcriptional regulator, with the protein product MPSLRNPIRVMLVDCRPLVLMGLHDLINARKPRMEVSGQATTYANALDLADQLRPNVIFFSFFPDALDPLEVITGLTRSAEMKVLVLKGLYEAIPVAQAIEAGARGVVLAEDPTESITQAIIKVHHRDIGLDRAWAGGLAGYAANGHMPLNGKLEQAKQAQLTLRERELIRAIVGNPSAKYLSIAAHLGISEHTVHNHLSSIYHKLNLINRIDLLMYALKHGLTSNEEPPKSTWVELD
- a CDS encoding beta strand repeat-containing protein, producing MAITITGTLIIDETLGTQNATAGGSDLTGNDVAHGLGFLNTGVSAFDTLLGAVVLHDLTGINATVSVSNGTSTDPDGSSMLSGFGADVTDLAFTNSTGGPLLGEEALSAPGVPLLTVDGTKIFLYSYTGADLGIDENNVVFGRKANADGSANPTGDVVFAAYLQPTDASGAVQTSDLNAVGSKVWLVQYEEIKHPDTTNPDDALSLFNLHVTVSNRSDFSLQGAPSGQNLFLMYGDGTPNATDAVIIVTGKNPINQSSDPSAITSGDTVNTGQGGGPTTLGTNNQSIVEGSGLYFTFAKGANTNFTVPNLDQNEADVEANIAFTSLYESNGASFSVVQSASGDKSTLEISAYTTPFNPGTAFIDNLHNNTAVAVTKVTITTQPSGHGKNAVPGETLVFDKGVIGTTPTTLSGITVTFSVADTVVIKGLEADDLIAYNTAGPHSRVLIDNIGSTDTNFDAPFDIGGFALVNSNVTPNQFSALTFHDDGPTAQIARTADNAVLDESLGVDANDANAEDDDVPPATDPFAGSYGAPIGAVAGVNLADTTTATGTDVVGATTAVTLSIVNGNGSDSGLDTTDGTQINLWKEANGDVTGRAGNASATVIFAIRIDNDGKVAVAQYDSIKHPDFPNNYDEELDLTGKLDAVVTVTDGDGDVATHNIGIGDGINFQDDGPTAQIARTADNAVLDESLGLDANDANAEDDDVPPATDPFAGTYGAPIGAVAGVNLADTTTSTGEDDEGATTAVTLSIVNGNGSDSGLDTTDGTQINLWKEANGDVTGRAGNAGATVIFAIRIDNDGKVSVAQYDSIKHPNFPNNYDEELDLTGKLDAVVTVTDGDGDVATHNIGIGDGINFQDDGPTAQIARTADNAVLDESLGLDANDANAEDDDVPPATDPFGGTYGTPIGAVAGVNLADTTTSTGEDDEGATTAVTLSIVNGNGSDSGLDTTDGTQINLWKEANGDVTGRAGNASATVIFAIRIDNDGKVAVAQYDSIKHPNFPNNYDEELDLTGKLDAVVTVTDGDGDVATHNIGIGDGINFQDDGPTAQIARTADNAVLDESLGLDANDANAEDDDVPPATDPFAGTYGAPIGAVAGVNLADTTTSTGEDDEGATTAVTLSIVNGNGSDSGLDTTDGTQINLWKEANGDVTGRAGNASATVIFAIRIDNDGKVAVAQYDSIKHPDFPNNYDEELDLTGKLDAVVTVTDGDGDVATHNIGIGDGINFQDDGPTAQIARTADNAVLDESLGLDANDANAEDDDVPPATDPFGGTYGTPIGAVAGVNLADTTTSTGEDDEGATTAVTLSIVNGNGSDSGLDTTDGTQINLWKEANGDVTGRAGNASATVIFAIRIDNDGKVAVAQYDSIKHPDFPNNYDEELDLTGKLDAVVTVTDGDGDVATHNIGIGDGINFQDDGPTVSANNTVLLDDDALTGGNPGGSNDDANSANLSGILGHAFGEDDEGAAVAYRTNGAPTGFSYELSGTSLLVKQTQNGVLTTVLTLTLVPGTGAYTVAQDNPILHAAGLTENNQAFTITYRVTDGDGDTADGTLSINVDDDTPVVTAKSSLVYANTSNEPPVTDVGGTGVFAYSIGADKHVAPYSDPAGLTPNSDFLSVALTGVTVGANVITNTSVSWASETDSQAVFNVGFTYVSNNPAQGATTNATGTLTFDKAADTYTLKLDQEIESFSILNTSTPGNPLQGYALNSAATVGSNPPVSVMTLASNFFVQFEGFGVINGTPQTFAYDSVAGLFSNDRRYVTVSSASIGAASDTLQSDEVIDLDFYTENPKGFATSADPDNPVNPRATSKAIFIEFTQAGPGAGKDMLVVLKLVDDLGNTINRTFIVGNSTGNDDVFNANLPAYGFVAKAQNGIVVFESNDYNFGTENYSIQGAQVVTSTQGVSGTGYQLNGAIDNPATPGSEGATANAQIAFGGATTEGNNEPIKIVNIGFVTSTTPDAHLTFDVVLTDADGDATATQTLDVTIVGGDGVTASANADTFVIGDTDVDGLLSMVMTVIDGGFASGIDKFDFTAAGSGTNYTEVLAPATNLAAFTAAADAALDGTTDYYFGVVGGDGYLAQDADGAGITNIIQLVGVIDMASTDIV